From Watersipora subatra chromosome 2, tzWatSuba1.1, whole genome shotgun sequence, one genomic window encodes:
- the LOC137387847 gene encoding uncharacterized protein — MTEMNTLLLLQDAKFKESHQVDIINGFAAAYNEIRRFIDEGLPSLTLTNQKSLCAQAKEQEPELQMVDDAAISTNFLTPPTSLNLQKLVPVPSTYYTVAHSDKLAYAGGYGSTLYRIDESDNTVTSLSSLERRHIDGLCLYNDKLYTLVYPYKVIVTDLNGKLITSWDHSDSISDVNKLVVTGDKVVVPNRSNKCLTVYSLNGQIIKHIPCLQDGEWRTMAMCALNQKSVVVSSCKTSTVFSVNIETGETMWTCTEMDTPGGVACYKGEYIVVTPLNSTHTELYILQSDTGKHLGTLIDSEERSRSTVYDMCISGDTLIITRGDEKKVLYYQLM; from the exons ATGACAGAGATGAACACTCTACTTCTGCTACAAGATGCTAAGTTCAAAGAGTCACATCAG GTTGACATCATAAACGGCTTCGCAGCAGCATATAATGAGATCAGGAGATTTATAGATGAAGGTTTACCTTCTTTgacattgaccaatcagaagTCACTCTGTGCTCAGG CTAAAGAGCAGGAACCAGAGTTACAGATGGTTGATGATGCTGCTATATCTACTAACTTTCTCACTCCTCCAACATCACTCAACCTCCAGAAATTAGTACCTGTGCCATCAACATACTACACAGTGGCTCATAGTGACAAACTCGCATATGCTGGTGGTTATGGGTCAACTCTATATAGAATAGATGAGTCAGACAACACAGTAACTTCACTCTCATCACTAGAGAGAAGGCACATAGATGGATTGTGTTTGTATAATGATAAACTGTATACTCTAGTTTATCCATATAAAGTTATAGTAACTGATCTGAATGGTAAACTAATCACTAGCTGGGATCACTCTGATTCTATTAGTGATGTCAACAAGTTAGTTGTAACTGGAGATAAAGTAGTAGTCCCTAATAGGTCTAACAAATGTCTGACAGTATATTCACTAAATGGACAGATTATTAAACACATCCCTTGTCTACAAGATGGTGAGTGGAGAACAATGGCTATGTGTGCTTTGAACCAGAAATCAGTTGTTGTATCTTCCTGCAAAACATCAACAGTGTTCAGTGTGAAtatagagacaggagagacaatgtggacttgcACAGAGATGGATACGCCaggtggagtagcctgctataaaggagaGTACATAGTGGTGACACCTCTGAACTCGACGCACACAGAGTTATACATACTACAATCTGATACCG GCAAGCATTTGGGAACACTTATTGACTCAGAAGAGAGGAGTCGTTCAACCGTTTATGACATGTGTATATCAGGGGATACTCTGATAATAACGAGAGGTGATGAAAAGAAAGTACTATACTATCAGTTAATGTAG